Within Sorghum bicolor cultivar BTx623 chromosome 2, Sorghum_bicolor_NCBIv3, whole genome shotgun sequence, the genomic segment GGTTGGAATCCAGGTTCTTGTAGAAACGTTTTAGATCTAAATTTTTTAAAGAAACATTTCTCACATGATTATGATTCCATTTGTTATCTATCCATCTGTGGCCCCAGATGTCAGCCACTCGGTCCTTTTCCCGTGCACCCTCACCTGCCCGTTCGCGCCCGCCATTCAGCACCAAGATCTCCCTCACCCGCGCTGCCGAGAAGAGCTCCCTCGCGGCCGCCGGGGAGGACCTCTCTCCCCTGCACCACCGGGGATGAGCTCCCTCGCGACCTCACCAGTGCCACTGGGAGGAGTCTAGGGGCCCACACGAGGACACTCGTGTGCCTTGGGAGGAGGACGAAGACCAATGATGAAGCGGACGGAAGGCGTAGCAGAATGGGCAAAACCAGGTAATTCTGGATTTGTGGTTTTTAGGAATGAAGTGTGAAATGTTTCCGATCTGATTCTCAGCTTTGTTATTCCGTTTGGAAGTGTTTCTCCCGATTCTGAAAAAACAAACCGTTTGTTTAATGGCACACAAGAATGCAAAGAGGAAAAGTTATATACTGTTTATTCAATGGCTTCATCCTTGTAAACCTATTGCATCACAATAACCGGTGGATCCACCGATCCACAACGATCGATTGCGTTTGGCAGTTAACTACTCCGCCCATCCACTAAAGGATAAAAACCTTAACTAAAAATTAAATTTAGAATGTTAACATTAATAACACAAAAGAAGTATCAATAGATAaagtataaaatatatttttatataaaatttttgtagagcaataaatattaataattttcattttaaatttagtcaaatttaaattTGTTGGATCGGTATAAATTCCATCGTTTTCAATGAGGGAGGGGAGCACGTCGTGAGTTGATTGATGTTGCCAATGCATGGTGACAGCTACCGTTTCAATTTGTTTAGTCACCCAAATAACAAAAACttttaaatataaaataaaGATTCAAGATTGTATAAAGCAATCTTGTCCTATCAGATTTTTAGACGcctgtataaagcattaaatataaatttaaaaataactagttacacagtttatctataatttataaagcaaatcttttaaatctaattaatttatgattaaataataattgttaagtataaacaaaagtgctacgatGTCCAAAACTAAAATCTTTTCTCAACTGAAGGCCTTAGTGCAGTCCCAATGGCAATTAATGAGCAGTTTCTATCTCTATTAATGACGTTGTCACCTCAccaatttgttgatgtggcaatagAGTTAATGAAGGGAGAGAGTGCAAACTGGACAAATCCTTTCTCGTTTGCGAAACCACGTCCACGCTCGCAACAAGGCGGGTGGAAACGGCAAAAATGCGACTGGGAGAAATCACCCGTGTCTATGGTCATTGATGGCGATCCTatgcgccgccggcggcggcccgcTCATCCCGTGCCCGCGTGCGCGCTCGGCCTCTTCCCACGCCTGCGCCCGCGCTCGATCTCCCTCGCGCGACCTCCCTTTTATCCCCGCTGCTTCCACCGGTATCCTGCTCCTGCCCGTGCCGGCATCCTAGGGTTTCCTCATCCCGGCCCGCTTttcccgccgccgctgccccaATCCATCCCAAATCCACATGAGTCCGCTTCGGCCATCTTCGTCAAGTTCCAGGCATGGCAAGTCAGGGCGAGGCAGGGGtgctccggccgccgttggtGCCCGAGCCGCTTCGATCGATGGTGCTCGCGTCGCCCCTGTGGACGGATCCAGTCCAGCTGCAACCTCTCCACCACTTCCAAGTCTTCCTGCTTGGTGCACAAGTCCATCTCCGATGGGCTCAACCGAAGGGTCAGTTCTATTCAATCAATGGTCTGTAGTGTTGTTTTCAGTACTAGCTTAGCAAAGGTGTCGTCACTGCTGAAATTTAATCAAACAATTCTGAGAGATCTCAAATTGATGTTGGGTCATTGATTTGTTATTAGCAGATTAGTTTATATGAATAGATAGATAATTATGTTTTCAGAGTGAAATTGATGCTTCCTGCTGCCACGGCAATTGATGTGCTGCTGTTTTCACCTTGCTGTGAATATTTCTAATGAGAAAATAAGCAGATTTCTCATTTTTTAGAATTGCTGATAATATACGCACAATCAGTTAAATAAATGGTACTGACTCTTTTATCCAGCACAGCATGCAAGTCTGACCACTAGTACCATATAGTTCTTTCATTGAGCTGTTCATTGTTTTTGTTGATTCACTGCATCTTgttaaattgttttttttttgctgacATGAAATTGTTCCCTTGCAGATGGTGGCTTGTGCAGTACCtgcatgaagtgatgatggcttCTGGAGTGCAACCTGAGAGATGATATGGATCTCTACTGTCTGGCTTGAAAGGATGGATGATGCCAGCTTATCGTTTTGCCATCAACTATTTATATTTATGCTACCTATTATCTGTATTAAGGTTTACTTAATATATGAAAACATTATGTATTCCTACGACTATTGTATGGTTGTCTGGATCCATGTGTATGGATGTCTGCTACCTATTATCTATGCAAATGTATAGATGTCTGCTACCTATTATTGTTTACCGTATGTTTGGTGCAAAAATGCCGTCAGATATGCATGTGGCCACATTGTGGGCAGCCATAGTTGATCTGATCATTCTTTTGGCTGTATTTAAGTTATCTTTTATCTGTAGAAACTATGGATTGGAAAATATGGTTTCTACTTGTATTAATTGCTTATTTTCTCTCTTATATCAAGAAACGCATAGGGACTGCCCCTTAGGCACTCGAGACACCATGCAGTTAAGCATGTGCTGCTGGGATCTTCTGCAACTGTTTGTGAAGCCCCAGCTAGGAGTACGTACAAATGCAGTAGCAGTTTTTTTTTAACCAGCTGTTTTACATACTACACACAGCCCATTGGCTGCGGTGTTGCTGATGTGCTGCCGTGGGCAGACTGCTGCAGCAGGTGTAGGCATAGGTGCAAGAAGCAGGCCTAATAATCATGCTTAGCTTTTGATAAAACTTAATATATAATTTTAAGTTATATCATTTATGTTTAATTAAaaaattctaatttttttttgaaagatccggTTTAACCGGCTTTGATTAATAATAAAAGGAGAAGCAGGAAACATCGGGTTACAAGCGCGAGCAGCGCTCCCCAACGCAGCCTATACCGCGTGGGCCTTTGGTTCATAGCTAATTACTCACTAGTTACATATGCAACCATAAGAGGCCTAAAAGCTTTGCATCCTGCCAATGACCATTGGCGAGCCATGTCTTTAATCTCCACAACTAGTAATGTTGTCGTCTTTCGATCTTCCCTGAAAACAATTGCATTTCGTCGGTTCCAAATGCTCCATACAGTTAGGATTGCCAAGGTatgcgccttcttctcctctgtTGTCAAAGTTTGGCTGAAACagtccttgaggtggctcctgtCTTCCCATCCCAGTAAGCCGGCTGCAAGCTAGGACATGAACTCCGGGAAGATACAGCTTGCCAAACTAGTCAAGAGTAGGGACATTCAAAGAATAAGTGGTGTGCTGTCTCAAGGTTTCTTTCACATAATGCGCAGAAATAGTTATTCTTCCAATGACGCTGTTGCAGGCGTGCTGAGGTCCATAGTCTGTTTTTAGCAGCAGCCATAATAAGAATTTGCACTTTGGCGGTGCCCAAGCTTTCCAGATTAAGGTTGGGAAGGGGGATTGGACTTGGCCAGCAAACTGAATCATGTATGCTGATTTGCTGGAGTATTGACCTAAACTTTCAAGACCCCAGATAATCATATCTTCACCTGCCTCGTCTAGGGCTGGTCTGACACGGTCGATAGCTATCCAGAACTCAAAATATTCCTTTAGCAGATCCTGATTCAGATTATGTGCAATATCACTCACCCATCTTCTATTCAAAAATGTTTCTCTGACTGTCCTATTCTTTTTCCTGCTGTGTGCGTACAGCCGCGGCCACAGGCTGGCTGGTGCCCTCCCTTCGATCCAACTGGAGTGCCAGAAGGAGGCCTTCCTTCCATCTTGGACGGTGACAGTTGTAGCTGCATTGAAGAGCGCCACATCATCAGCATTCACCGGTAGTTCAGACCCATTCCATGGTCTATCTGGTTTAGTCCACTAAAACCAAAGCCATCTAAGGCGCAGTGCCTTGCTAAATTTATCTAAATCAATAATGCCCAATCCACCAAACTACTTCGGCTTAGCCACAGCTGTCCAAGCCACTTTGCATTTGCCTCCTGAAATCTCATTGTCTCCCGCCCAAAGGAAGCGTCGCCTCATTTGATCAATGTCTGCAATTAACTGCTTTGGCGCCTTGAGTGTAGTCATCAGGTATACAGGCATGGAGCTGAGCACAGAGCGTACCAATTCTCGTCTGCCCACCGGGTTCTTTAGTCTTCCTTGCCACGCAGCTAACCGAGATCTTGATTTGTCAACAATTTTTATATGTTATAATATTTTCTTTCAAAAAGTAggtattatatttttttattgggCCGGGTCTAGGATTATTTTTCCTTTTGTAGTTTttctgtggccttgtttagttcacctcaaaaatcaaaaacttttcaagattacctatcacatcgaatatgcGACACATTCATAAAGCAactaatatagatgaaaataaaaactaattgtacatgaaatgaatcttttgagtctagtttgtctataaatcacgagataaatcttttgaatctagttagtccataattgaacaataattaccaaataaaaactaaAGTGTTACCGtacccaaaacaaaaaaaatcgaaACCCAGGAACGGAGAAATGTTTGCATTTGGAGTAGTACGTACTGTAGATGGGAAACCAGTCACTGGCAATGTACGAGCTATACGTATACAGCTAGCTAGACCGAGAGAGCGGCCATAATGCCCAGCAGCTCATGGTGGTACGTACTATTCTTTTGACCGGACGGACGGGGGGCTAGCCATGGCGAGCGAGAAAACTGCAAAAAGCCTGCAACGATGCCTCTCTGCAAGGATGCCTCTACTCCTGCTCCTTTTCGGCTCCCGGCGCCCGCTGCTCAGCGGAACCAAAATATCTATATAAATTTGCCGCACTATTCTTTGTCCAAACGGCCCAAACAAAAACCACCAGCACTATTTGCTTTTCTTCTCCAAACTACCCTAAAAGTATACTAGTAGTACGTGGGTAGTGGACAGCTGTCCGGCGGCCACTCCCATCCCTTTCTCCCCCTTCCCATCGTTCCGCTGGATCCATCCCCACCCTAGCCAAACCACCCACCGCGATCATGGCCGCCCGTGCCCTAGCGCTCGCTGCCGCTCAGAAGGCACGCGCCACCGCCCGGCTGGAGCCAAGCCTCCAGTGCTTGGCACCGCAGTCGATGCTCCACCGTGGCTGTGGCCCGCGCGCGCTCCTCCCTACCCCTACCTCTTCGTTCACCCCGCGTGCGTCGCCCTTGCTCCCTGCCTCACCTTCCCCGCTCCTTCATCCCTCACTCATGACCTCATGGAGGCCGCGCATGCCGCTACTCCTGCCTACCTCACCCTATGGGCCTACAGGCGCCGCCGCTCCTCCCTGCGCCGATGAGGCCGCGCGTGCCGACGTTCCTCGTGTCGCGCGCTCTTCGGGCCTTTTCCACTGGGGCAAAGGAGTGCAAGGTGGCAGCTTCCGCCACCGACGCCAAGAACGCAGAAGTCGCTTGCGTCGCTGAGGACAGCGACGACCTCTCCCGCACTGACGCCGGCGCTAGAGGTGATGATGCCGGTGCCGTCGCCGACGACCTCTCCCGCACCGACGTCGTCACCGTAGAGCACGACGCCGATGCTCGTGGTGATGTCGGGGCCGTCGCCAGCGACCTCTCCCGCACTGACGCTGTCGCTGCCGAGCAGGACGCCGGTGATGATGGCAGGGTCGTCGCTGCCGAGCAGGACGCTGGTGATGATGCCGGAGGCATCGCTGCTGAGCAGGACGCCGGTGCTGTTGGGGACGAGAAGGACCTCTACGCCGCCGCGGGCGGTGATGCCAAGCACTCCGCCGACCAAGACCGCCTTCTAAAAAGCCTAGAAGAGACGCTAGAAAAACACGGGTATGGGGCTAATGGTTTGGGTTGTTTATGGTTTGGATTCTATGTTGGGCTGCTCTAGTTTGGTGAGAAATAggctaagaaaaagaatggtctGGTTTGGTTCAGGTTAGCACAATAATGGATTGGTGTAGTTTGGATCAGTTTACACTTATCTTCTATCATTTCGCATATAAATCAATCCTGGTGATCTTAGTCCACGCTACCGTTGTAGCTGTCGGTGGCTGCCGCAAAACTGTCGGCCATGGCACTGTTGCACAAGGCGGCGCAGATGGTCGCTGGCAATGCCGGCACAAGCGCACTACACCCAAATGGCGAGCTCCACGACGAGCATGCCCGACTTACAGTAGGTGTATGGATACGCTTTGAGATGCATCTACAGTACATGATAGTGATTGTTTGGGACAGCCGGTACAAATCTGAAGTATGCTTACatgtttaaaatgattttagggGGCTAGCCATGGCGAGCGAGAAAACTGGAAAAAGCCTACAATGATGCCTTCCTGCAAGGATGCCTCTACTCCTGCTCCTTTTCGGCTCCTGGCACTCGCTGCTGAGCGGAACCAAAATATCTATATAAATGTGCTGCACTATTCTTTATCCGAATGACCCAAACAAAAACCACCTGCGCTATTTGCTTTTCTTCTCCAAACTACGCTGAAAGTATACTAGTAGTACGTGGGTAGTGGACAGCTCTCCAGCGGCCACTCCCATCCCTTTCTCCCCCTTCCCATGGTTCCACCGAATCCATCCCCACCCTAGCAAAACCACCACCGCGATCATGGCCGCCCGTTCCCTAGCGCTCGCTGCCGCTCAGAAGGCACGTGCTGCCGCCCCGCTGGAGCCAACCTCCAGTGCTTGGCACCGCAGTCGATGCTCCACCATGGCTGTGGCCCCCGCGCGCTCCTCCCTACCCCTACCTCTCTGTTCACCCCACGTTGGTCGCCCTTGCTCCCTGCCTCACCTTCCCCGCTCCTTCCTCCCTCACTCATGACCTCATGGACGCCGCGCATGTCGTTGCTCCTGCCTACCTCACCTATGGGCCTGCAGGCGCCGCCGCTCCTCCCTGCACCGATGAGGCCGTGCGTGCCGATGTTACTCGAGTCGCGCGCTCCTCGGGCCTTTTCCACTGGGGCAAAGGAGTGCAACGTCACAGCTTCCGCCACCGACGCCAAGAACGCAGAAGTCGCGTGCATCGCTGAGGACAGCGACGACCTCTCACGCACCGACGCCGGCGCTTGAGGTGATGATGTCGGTGCTGTCGCCAGCGACCTCTCCCGCACCGATGCTGTCAGCACAGAGCACGACGCCGGTGCTCGTGGTGATGCCAGGGCCGTCGCTGGCGACCTCTCCCGCACCGTCGCTGTCGCTGCCGAGCAGGATGCCGGTGATGATGGCAGGGCCGTCGCTACCGAGCAGGACGCCAGTGCTGTTGGGGACGAGAAGGAGCTCTACTCCACCGTGGGTGGTGATGCCAAGGCGCTCCGTCGACCAAGATTTCCTTCTAAAAAGCCTAGAAGAGACGCTAGAAAAACACAGGTATGGAGGCTAATGGTTTGGGTTGTGTATGGTTTGGATTCTATGTTGGCCTGCTCTAGTTTGGTGAGAAATAGGCTAAGAAAAAGAATGTTCTGGTTTGGTTCAGGTTAACGCAATAATGGATTGGTGTAGTCTGGATCAGTTTGCACTTATCTTCTATCATTTTGCATGCAAATCAATCCTTGTGATCTTAGTCCGCACTACCACCGCAgctgccgatggccgccgcacaACTGTCAGCCATGGCACCATTGCACGAGGCGGCGCAGATGGTCGCTGGCAATGCCGGCACAAGCGCACTACACCCAAATGGCAAGCTCCAAGACGAGCATGCCCGACATACATTAGGTGTATGGATATGCTTTGAGACGCACCTGCAGTACACAATAGTGATTGTTTGGGACAGTCGGTACAAATCTGAAGTATGCTTACatgtttaaaatgattttagggGGGCTAGCCATGGCGAGCGAGAAAACTGGAAAAAGCCTGCAATGATGCCTCCCTGCAGCGATGCCTCTACTCCTGCTCCTTTTCAGCTTTCGGCGCCCACTACTGAGCGGAACCAAAATATCTACATAAATTTGCCGCACTATTCTTTCTCCAAACGACCCAAACAAAAACCACCTGCgctattttcttttcttctccaaACTGCGCTGAAATTATACTAGTAGTACGTGGGTAGTGGACAGCTGTCCAGCGGCCACTCCCATCCCTTTGTTCCCCTTCCCATCATTGGGCGAAACAATCCCCACCCTAGCCAAACCACCCACCGCAATCATGGCCGCCCGTGCCCTAGCACTCGCTGCCGCTTAGAAGGCACGCGGTGCCGCCTGGCTGGAGCCGAGCCTCCAATGCTTGGCATCGCAGTCGATGCTCCACCGTGGCCGTGGCCCGCGCGTGTGAAAGGTCCAaaaggctagaggggggtgaatagcctatttaaactttctacaaacttcactaagcaagtgagttagtaaaacaaatgatgaagcaattctagcactagcttaaCTAAGCtaagcaagccacctatactaactagtacaaggctaaacactaaagcacaacaaccaaagaactaagctaaacaagctacacaactaacaaggtatgcacaaaagtaaaggagaggtgagtgaatgttataccgacgttgtagagtagaaatatagccaatcaatcaatcacaactataagagaatcctcggcaagagatgacacaagattttttaccgaggttcacttgcttcccgacaagctagtcctcgttgtggcgatacacccacttgatggatcacgagctaattggcaatccaaagccaaaccctcagcgggtgccgcacatccactcacaagatggggatcctccaagccacgagcaatccactagagtagccaattgcgatctcccgcggggaaggctcaagaacccctcacaaatcacttggtgaggctcgaaacaaactccaatcacgagctcaacaccaccgctgctccaagccgtctagtgcatcgagaaacacccaagagtaacaagaaatccgcagcaaactcaagagtcaagtgccactaaatgcaactctcaaagcaaagcacttgaatctcactcaatctcactaggatgagcaatcaagcaaggagatgagtggagggagtgttctctagctcaaagtatgtctcaagtaatcaaatgtgcaagagttagcgtcccaaagccggccaccttctatttttaagcccctcaaagaaactagccgttggctgttttcactgggctgaaatcgggggcaccggatgctactaagtgatcaccggacgctcgacgcccagcgtccggtgctcagggatagGCCGCGTGTCCtctttgaatctcgcgtgtcagatcctaacggtcacctgcgcaccaccggacgctctgtaggtccacaccggacgcgtccggtgcacaccggactcatgcgcagagagggtcgcaaaacacagggtcaccggacggtccggtgctcaccggactcgtgcgcagagagggttgcaaaacacccactcaccggacgctaaccaccggacgcactcagagagcgtccggtgctcaaccctagcagggtcaagcacaccggactctgaggcctgcatccggtgcctctgcactcagcgcccggtgagtgtttctcactgagaaaacactcccgcgacttctccaaaaatttcccaccgacgcaatagaaaatatacacttatttttcacaaaagcgtcgaatcatttctctcaaccctaggaaaaccacctcctttgcaaatgtgctaacaccaacaagtgtcca encodes:
- the LOC110433018 gene encoding uncharacterized protein LOC110433018, with amino-acid sequence MVIDGDPMRRRRRPAHPVPACALGLFPRLRPRSISLARPPFYPRCFHRYPAPARAGILGFPHPGPLFPPPLPQSIPNPHESASAIFVKFQAWQVRARQGCSGRRWCPSRFDRWCSRRPCGRIQSSCNLSTTSKSSCLVHKSISDGLNRRMVACAVPA